The proteins below come from a single Chelmon rostratus isolate fCheRos1 chromosome 10, fCheRos1.pri, whole genome shotgun sequence genomic window:
- the tnnc1a gene encoding troponin C type 1a (slow) — protein sequence MNDIYKAAVEQLTDEQKNEFKAAFDIFVQDAEDGCISTKELGKVMRMLGQNPTPEELQEMIDEVDEDGSGTVDFDEFLVMMVRCMKDDSKGKSEEELAELFRMFDKNADGYIDLDELKMMLESTGEAITEDDIEELMKDGDKNNDGKIDYDEFLEFMKGVE from the exons ATGAACGACATCTACAAGGCAGCG GTTGAGCAGCtgacagatgaacagaaaaatg AGTTCAAGGCCGCCTTTGACATCTTCGTACAAGACGCGGAAGATGGCTGCATCAGCACCAAAGAGCTGGGGAAGGTGATGAGGATGCTGGGTCAGAACCCCACaccagaggagctgcaggagatgaTCGATGAGGTGGATGAAGACG ggagtgGCACGGTGGACTTTGACGAGTTCCTGGTCATGATGGTGAGGTGCATGAAGGACGACAGCAAAGGGAAGTCAGAGGAGGAACTGGCAGAGCTGTTTCGCATGTTTGACAA AAACGCAGACGGTTACATCGACCTGGATGAGCTGAAAATGATGCTGGAGTCTACAGGGGAGGCAATAACTGAGGACGACATTGAGGAGCTGATGAAAGACGGGGACAAGAACAACGATGGCAAGATTGATTACGATG AGTTCTTGGAGTTCATGAAAGGAGTGGAGTAA